The genome window ACAAAGAGACATAAATTTGCCCAACATTATTCCAGAGACAAAACGAAATTATTTGCTTCAGATTGCATATGGTGTATAGCAATACTTTACCAAATTTTACAATATATTCCACGAGTAAATTATTAATCCGACACAAAGAAAATTGTACTCACTGTAAACTCCTTCGTCCAGGCTCTGTTCGCAATGAGCTGAAATGCAGCCCAACCTATTGATCAGACTTTTATAGGGCGGATCGCGCAGGCGTAGTGACAGATCCATTGATGAATGAACCACCAGCGCCGCCGTTCGATCACGCTCTATAATAGAGCTTTTTAGGCCTCGCGAATAATATGCAACCGAAGTTTTTTCTTGATATCAGATTGAGCGGTCAGGGCCGAAGATTGTGACGCTTTTGTAATCAAAGACTCTGACAAAAAGACTATCATCAGTGAAAACAAGTCCATAAACAAGCTGAAGGAATGTAGACTCCTGTGCAGTtctttcgtcatcctgattgtcctTCCTCGATGTACCGggtgacaggacgaggccggtccactgcgtccggagtgtaattaAATAAGGCATGCGGACGTCGACGGCCGGACTTCCTGAGATCAAGGACTTCTTCACTCCTTCGTCTTGAAAATATATGAGAGAGGGGTAGTGTATTAAGGATGTCTCGCTTTGTGGCCAATACAGGCTCCCGCCACTTCTAAAGCAAGTTAGTATTGGTTAAGGTATTGGTCTCAAGGAGATTTGATACAACCAAGGAGGGTTCTATTTCAGCGTTAACGTCATTGATGGACCAGCGCGGACTATAGCCTATACATCCTGAGGaacaggggttaatgttcgcttctgatttcctcaggatgggacTATAGGAATGGTACAACGAACCACGCCCTTCGTGTATGGCTGACTAAATGACTGGACCGTCCAGTGAGTGATCGAAGAAAATAATCAGTATTGCCCTTAGCGCCATAGTTGGATCCAAGCCTTTGATGAAAGAAGAACTTAGAAGAAGaactaagaagaagaagaaggatttgGCTCAGATTTAAGTATGCGGTCACTGTAAAACTGCAATGATACCAGTAGCAACCACAAATCTCGCCCATGTAGTAGTTTGTTATTTTTGGGGGCGACACTTTCTTGAGCCATGCTGTAGAATAGTGAAGCTTGATTTTCATTGACGCAAGCGACATGCGCAGTAGAATGCGCACTAGTAATTTCAGAATGGCGaattttattcaacttttcgagaACATTCACCTTATTTCGGCCATTTTTCTGCTTCTTTCTGTATATATTCCAACCACATTTCAAACGTCAGATAATGGTGGTTCACAGTTATTCAAAATCGACGGGAAAGTGGCCATACCGAACGAAGCAATCGATCCGAACTGGGTGACGACGACGAGAGTTCTTGTGGATGGGGGAGAGTACATCGGTTTTCTCAGGTAGATTTCAGCATGTGGTTTCGTTGGAAAGTTATCTGAAGTTTGACTTGTTTGCAGTCAAATATTCTATTCTTTAGCTTATCAAGTTGTACAGCAATGGCGCCTCCATCTGAGTCCATGCTTTGGACCCGAGATTTGGAAGAGTCTAGAGAAAACCCTCTTCTTCCCCGACAGTCTGAATTATAGATTCCAATCAAGCCTCAGCATTTGCCACTTGCCTAGGCTGCTTACCAGTAGTAGTCTACATACTGCCAGCCTGCCACTGGCTGCAGGGCATTATTTTACTTTCAGTAGTCAAAAGaaaaattgggggggggggggcaaagtcCCCTCTTCAGTCCATCCAGTAACCAAGACAgacaagtgacttgcccaagatcTCAAAACTGACCTCTCAATAAAGACAAGTAACTTGCCTACTTTTACAAGTCAATGAAAAAGGGAATTTGTACCAGCCCAAGATTGGTCGTTACTATAGACAAGTGATGCAATGCACCTAAGATCTTTCATCTGAACAGTGAATAAGATAAGGAAGTGACTTGCACAAGGTCCATCACTTGTCTGTCAATTTGACTTGCCAAGATCCCTCTTCTGAGATCTGACTAGTCAATAAGATATGCTAATGACTTGTCCCATATCCCTTATCTAACCAGTCAGtacttacaatacatgtagataacatGTGACTTACCCAAGGTCCATCCCCTGACAATGATATAgacaagtgacttgcccaaggtctCTCATCTGAGATCTGGGCAGTCAAGAAGATAGGCAAGTGACACGACCAAGATCTCTCACCTGGCCAATTGAtataatacaatgtatacaatgAGTATTAAGTAACATACAAATGTGCCAAGCTCTCTCATGCAAGTTATTTCAGGTATTGTTATTTTGTTTTCTCAAGAAGCCCAGAGATTAGTATTTATTTTGCACTTTGTGACTGGCATCCTCTCAAAGAGGaagacagacatgacagatcaCATCCCAGATTTTTTTTGAGAGACACCCAATGTTTCAGAACTTTGTGAAAAATGGCTATATTTAGGTTCTTACCATGGTAAGATGCGAACATTTTGTGTAAACATGTAATGGGCTATTTATGTTTGTGACAACAACTTGCTTGTCTCCCAAAACCAACAAAACATAgctatttgataattttgatactGCTGCAACATTTCATCTCTCGGTCATTTTACTAGATAGAAACTCGAATATAATCGGAGCGATTATGCATTTAACTTCCCATATTTTAAATTGGGCACCATCGATAAGTGGAACATTTTTAAAGTGTCACTGTCAGCACTTGACAGACACCAGGAGGAAATAACTTAATTATTCCATTTCCCATTAATTAAGGCAAACTTCGCAAATTAGCTTGATTTGTTGCATGTGATTGCGGGTAATTAGCCCAAATTTCTACTAACTTCCTGAACTTCCTAAATATATGTATTGACGAGAATGAACCACGAAAAGTCATTGGAGTCTTTTTAAGGAAGCTACTGTATTCTGcctagttttttttctttttctgttgAACATAAATGGACATGTAAATTGTGATTTGAGGCAGACTAGACTGATAATCACAGAGTATTATACCAGCTGATATTACTGCAACATATGTACCAAAGCAAAATGATGTCTGATATTTAGGTCTCTGTAGTGACATGTCTGTCTTACTATCCCAATTCCCTGGTTGTGGCAGAAGGACTCCAGCTATAGAACTCCTTTGGAACTGTCCAAGAAACTTGTGAAGGGGTGTCATACCTACGTGTTcgctaaggacaccctctctattaaggaccctagttttggacccaaatcgGTTGTCccctttctatttgacctctctaatcaggacacctctctattaaggacagcacttgtcagtccccagggtgtccgtaatagtgAGTTTCTACTGTACTATTTTTGACAGGGTGTCTCTCGGTATAAGCCTTTGAAAGTGTGCCCAATTGGTCAGAGTAGGGCACAAACAGGATAAATATCACGTCAGATATTACAATCTAAAAAGTGAATCAAAAAAAAGTTCACTTATAATATGTCGGCATGCTTTTTACTGTGGTTGTAAATCTTGTAAATTACATGTAGTGCTTATTattgacaaaaacatttttgaaatggtTATCATGTCTAGTAGTAAATATTAGGTTAGATGGCCCAATTAAAGGGGTATGCTGATCTGATTACTGTTGGTTAAGCTTTATCTAGTTGCCATTTCTCTAAACACCAGGCGACGGCAATGGTCAGTTGAAATGCATGCTCGCACGTtgtctgtatacaattggtgcgtgcaTCAATTTTTGTGATCGCTGCATGTCAATTTAGGGCATTTGTCCACTGAGTTTGGCGTATGAAAAACCTACATGGAAGGTGTAAGGTTTCAATCGTCACTGCAAGTTTTCTTTGGTGCCGGCATGGCAGTGGCGTGTATAATTTTCATCGAAACAACCACCAAAGTAAAATCAAACAGTGTATTCCTTAAAGCTTCTGTGATATTAGCTGATACTAACCCTTCCTTCCACAGGCCACTTTAATTTCAACTCCCTCCCAATATGGCTCGTCCTCCACTGGAGATCCTCGTACCAAAGgcaagaaatatcatcaaattGAGATTTACTCTTTTAACGTTTTTGCTTCCATTACTTTTTCAGGGGCGATGGTAGCTTCACCGTGAGTAACATACCCAAAGGTTCCTACGTCATCGAAGTGATCCATCCGGCCCACATTTTCGAACAAGCGAGGGTAGATATTACAACAACGGGGAAGATCCGAGCACGAAGGGTTAATAATGTCCAGCCGTCGCTGGTTTCCACGGTGCAGTATCCATTGAAGTTTAAGCCACGTGGAAACGCCAAATATTTCCAGATGAGAGAACAATGGAAGATTACAGATTTCTTGTTTAATCACATGGTATGTTTTGAATTTATCCAGAAAATTGACTTATCGCTGACGTAAAAAATATTCGGAATTCCTGgctaatttgaccttgtttcaTAACAGGTCACTGTCCTGTTTGCAGCTCAATTatatcatcaataacatcatccgGGCTGTCAGAGTGTCGCAATGGTTATATTGGCACCTATTATTCTAAATGTGGACATTGCAAGCACGCCATTTTGGTCCAATGACCTCCCAACACCAGACAGTAGCAAAAACAAGGTGAACTTGACTCAGCCATTTATTATATGATATTCTGCACCTGTAGGCTTACGAGTAGGACAGGTGAAAACTCCAATTTGTGTTAATCAAATCGTGGCAATGTATATCTATGTTAATGATCTGGTCTGGATAAATACAGCCAGTGCAGGAGTTAACAGTCAAATGGAAGAAAAAGAATTATCTCCGCTTGCTATTCTAATTGTGTTAATAATCAGGTCTGGATGACACCTAAGGGGTGAGTTAAAGGACAAATACACCTAAGGGGTGAGTTAAAGGACAAATACACCTAAGGGGTGAGTTAAAGGAGAAATACAATTAAGGGGTGAGTTAAAGGAGAAATACACCTAAGGGGTGAGTTAAAGGACAAATACACCTAAGAGGTGGGTTAAAGGACAAATACACCTAAGGGGTGAGTTAAAGGACAAATACACCTAAGGGGTGAGTTAAAGGACAAATACACCTAAGGGGTGAGTTAAAGGACAAATGAACAAAACAACAATTATCTTTGCTTGCTATTCTGATTATGGTGCACATTTTCTTTCTCATTTTCCCATCGCATAATTGTCATTTAATCGTAATAGGACGAAGCCTGTTGGTGCAGCTGCCTTATTACTGATGCCACTTATTGAGGTCTTATACAATGCTATGTGATTGCAAACGAACCATTTGCACCAACTCCAGATTATTTGAGTTCAGAAGGTTCAACTGCCATAGCTATCTAAACAGAGGTGCTGAGGGAAAGTCCCCTGCCAATGTCTTGTCCCCATCAAAGTTGACTGAGTACTGGCGATTCTGAAACTGAATCACCAGTATCCATTAGATGACAGTTTATATAGTAACCAGAAAACACTGGTTGTCAAAGCAACCTGCCTAACTCCGCAACTGATTGCCTTCATTTGTGCTCTGATCATTCTGTCAGTCACGAAACAACTCTGAGTTAGTCTTGTACTTCTATTCTGTAATGTCTTCTTCAGGTTCTGATGATGGTGCTACCATTCCTGGTGATTGTACTCCTGCCAAAGTTGGTCAACACTAGTGATCCAGAGACACAGAAGGTAAGCCATGGTACTTGTTAGCTTTGAGTGATGTGGAAGTTGATTAGAACTCTACTACTTTTCATTACTTTAGTCACAGAGAGAGCACTTGTACTGACCCAGAAACTTGTCACTTtccatgtttcacttgtcacagGTGAACTTATTAAGGCTTGAAAACACAATGTGAGGGTGAAAGGGGTCATCATGAATCATATGTAGCCtgtctttggaaatgacttgttcattcTTCATATCaggcatgaaaagtgaacagtgacacgtacAAGTGAAAACATGAACTCTATAATCGTGGCCTAATGAGTGCACGGTCGTTAATCTCTCTGTTTCCTACCTTCAGGAGATGCAGAGCCAGATGAACATGTTGAACCCAAGACAGCAGATGCCCGAAGTGTCAGAGATGTTTACAAACTGGTTTGGCGGAGGTGGGAAGAAGTCGAGCAGCGTCAGTAAGGCGAAGCCACGGAAACAGAGATAGGAGGAGGCGacaaacatttttctttttcacctTCTGTGGACTGGGGATATCACTCTATTATATTAGCAACACCATTCTCCAGGCAGATCAAAGGTTATTCTCTCTGGCAACACAAATTTCCATTACACCATATGCTCACAGGCACGTAAAAATACCAGAATCAACTAATTAATTCGCGATTGATCGACCCCCATAAAACCTACAGAAACACAAATAAAACCTTGACAAGGGAGAGTGATGTGTTGGAGTTCTGCAGCTAATGTGCATCAGTTGATAATTGGGGGCTGATCAATTGTTGAGGTTCTGTTATTTTCACACGCCTGTGGTACTCCAAAGAATTCAGCAATGGCAGCCTGTGTTGGCAGTTACAGAATGCCATCATTAAATGTAGTTCATGTTACAATAACAGAGAAAGGAGGAGGGGGCATCCTCCTATAGCAGGTCGTTGCATCGTTCCAAGAAATAGACTCCAGGTTAAGAATGATCCAATGGCCTGACATTAGAGGATGGGAGAAGAGGGGGAATATCGTTGTCTTTTGTCCTCCCTGAGGACGTCACCCGTATTGCAGCTTAAACTGGAGTCTTGACATATCCTCTGAGGGAGAACCCAGTATTCGTTGTTTCACATTGCTGTAAACTTTTATTATGTCTTAAGGTATGTTTTAGGCTAGGAAGAGGGGGGCATCCCTGTGAGTCCTGGCTGTGCATTACCGGGACATGATGAACCACCTTTGGTTGAAGGACCAGGGATGCATGAAACCCAGGATACATAGAATTATGGCTGATTTAAATGTGCCGTGATCACGTGAAAGATGTTAGTTGCAATTCAATTTTCAGGTTTTTAGGCAGAGAAAAACAGTGACCCAAGTTTGGTACTCAAACAGCCAAATGAATATTGTCCAAACACGTGTATCATCAATCCAACCAAATATCTATGCATTGTCACATGTCAATATGGTCCCTTGTTGTAAAGTTTAAATAAATTTATTGTCACGAAAATATGTTCGTTGTGCAGATACTGTTGATTGGTTGTGATAGAGTCTCTGATTTGGATTGATCGACAGAGGGTCTCTCATAAGATGCTTCTCTGTTACAGTGTAACAGTTAAAAGTTTATTAGTGGTAACCTAATTTTTAGGTTgagtcaaggtcttcccaacaaCCTGACcaaataaccagctggcagagggaaggccttcacaatctgaatatataagcagctggcagaggttgattgatTGGACATCCCACTCTGGTCCCCGAAGTTGCTGTTAGGCTGCATGTAGTGGGATTTCTGCGcaggcatcatgctggagcattgtaacccccccccccaataagaCCTTCCGAGACGCTTCAAAGGACACAATTATgcggcccggcgcccgggagattgccCGCAGACATGTGGAGAATTGTCTTCGGTAATGGCGTAACCGATTGTGAAAAAGTTTATTTTCTGTAACGGCAACAACGCAGgtaaaaaatgtacagcaaAATGTACAGAGtcaaatgtacatgacatgcacTGAAAGTTGATGTTTTGGTTCATTCCGATTCCGATAATAACAATGTAAAAGGTTAGAATTTGATGTTAAGACATCGGGAAGTATTTAGTCCCCTTAAGAAGTCGTTGATGACCAAACCCagacatttttcaaaacagaatAGGCCTG of Lineus longissimus chromosome 9, tnLinLong1.2, whole genome shotgun sequence contains these proteins:
- the LOC135493314 gene encoding endoplasmic reticulum membrane protein complex subunit 7-like; this encodes MRTSNFRMANFIQLFENIHLISAIFLLLSVYIPTTFQTSDNGGSQLFKIDGKVAIPNEAIDPNWVTTTRVLVDGGEYIGFLRGDGSFTVSNIPKGSYVIEVIHPAHIFEQARVDITTTGKIRARRVNNVQPSLVSTVQYPLKFKPRGNAKYFQMREQWKITDFLFNHMVLMMVLPFLVIVLLPKLVNTSDPETQKEMQSQMNMLNPRQQMPEVSEMFTNWFGGGGKKSSSVSKAKPRKQR